The following DNA comes from Burkholderia stabilis.
GCCGATCCCGGGGGGCCAGTCGAGCGCGCGCGACGAGCGTAGCGCATCGGCGTTCCCGCCCGCGCTCACGGTCGGACCGAGCCGGCTCGCGATCTGGTCGCGTTCGGCGCGCGCCTGCAGCAGCCGCTCGCGCGCGATCGCGAGATCCTGGTTGTGCGCGATCGCCTGCGCGACCAGCGCGTCGAGCTGCGCATCGCCGAACGAGCGCCACCAGTTCTGCAGTCGTGCGGGGTCGGCCTGCATCGTGTCGCGCGGCGCGATCCAGCCGAACGGGTGCACGGGCTGCGGCGCCGTATAGTCGGGGCCGACCGTCGTGCACGCGGCCAGCGCGCACGCGCATGCCGCGACGAGGACGGTCGCGCGCCGCGTCGCGCGCAGCGGAGGGAACGGGCATCGCATCGTCGCCTCCCTCACATCCACGCGTGCAGCCACGACGCGAGCCGGCCGCGTGGCGTGCGCGCCTGCCCGCGCTCGCCGACCTCGACGCTGCACGTCATGCCGGCGGCCAGCAGCACGCCGGCCGGCACCTGGTCGATCTCGATGCGCACCGGAATTCGCTGCGCGAGCCGCACCCAGCTGAAGGTCGGGTTGACGGCCGGCAGGCCGAGTTCGTCCAACGTGCCGTTCTCGTCGGCGATGCCGCGGCCGATGCTCGTGACATGCCCGCCGAGCAACGGCTCGAAACCCATCAGCCGGATCGTCGCGGGCGCGCCCGTCGCGATGCGGCGCAGCTTGGTTTCCTCGAAATAACCGGTGATCCAGAAGCTGTGCGCGTCGAGCACCGAGATGCCGGGCTTGCCCTCGACCGCGTAGTCGCCGTGACGCAGGCGCAGTTGCGTCACGTAGCCGTCGACCGGCGAGCGCAGCGTCGTGCGGGCGAGATCGAGCTTCGCGACATCGAGCGCGGCGAGCGCCTTCCGGTATTCGGCCTGCGCGATCGCCACCGCGCGGTTCGAGCGCTGGATGTCCTCGCGCGGCACGAGATCGTCGAGGCCGGTGCGCCGCTGCGCTTCGTCGCGTTTCTGGCGCATGGTCTCGGCGGTCGCCGCGACCTGCGCCTCGGCCTGTTCGACCGCGAGCGCGAAGCGCTGCGGATCGATCCGGTACAGCACGTCGCCTTTCGCGACGCGCTGGTTGTCGATCACGGCGACTTCGACGACGGTGCCCGACACTTCGGGCGCGATCCGCACGACGTGCGCGCTCACGCGCGCATCGCGCGTCCACGGCGCGAGGACGTATGCATGCCACAGCGCGGCGACCAGCACGATCGCGACGGCCACCGTGGCAAGCGTCAGCAGGGAACGGGTGAGGGGTTTGAGCGGCATGACGCGGGACGTTTCGACGAGAGGCTAGAAATAGAGAATCAGCGTGGCGACGAGCACGAGCGAAATCGCGAACTCGAAGAGCGCCGGATGCCACACGCGGCGCAGCACGCCGAGCCGGGCGAGCAGCGCGCGCACGGCCATGTAGAGCGGCACGGTGGCGCACGCATAGACGAAGAACGGCGGCAG
Coding sequences within:
- a CDS encoding DUF1656 domain-containing protein, which produces MLSEFPVAGIYLPPFFVYACATVPLYMAVRALLARLGVLRRVWHPALFEFAISLVLVATLILYF
- a CDS encoding HlyD family secretion protein, translated to MPLKPLTRSLLTLATVAVAIVLVAALWHAYVLAPWTRDARVSAHVVRIAPEVSGTVVEVAVIDNQRVAKGDVLYRIDPQRFALAVEQAEAQVAATAETMRQKRDEAQRRTGLDDLVPREDIQRSNRAVAIAQAEYRKALAALDVAKLDLARTTLRSPVDGYVTQLRLRHGDYAVEGKPGISVLDAHSFWITGYFEETKLRRIATGAPATIRLMGFEPLLGGHVTSIGRGIADENGTLDELGLPAVNPTFSWVRLAQRIPVRIEIDQVPAGVLLAAGMTCSVEVGERGQARTPRGRLASWLHAWM